In Neospora caninum Liverpool complete genome, chromosome II, the following are encoded in one genomic region:
- a CDS encoding brct domain protein, related, which produces MSGPFPRPPPLPSPAPTGVSSVRSRSSKSRSPSFSSQSARAKTLAACAPAALPVLPATAASPARSASPSKAPGSLRPSVPTGAHAKDKPGPPSPRGATKRVSEAPAKSASSPGKTSTQLPRKCAGTPVRKTARGSVSPASRKKEPSACAPKSSSKCDVSPAVIAASIEEAQRDANQTSAAASSIPVSSSIPVSSSKSRETQESEAEREGTESVALPKTEGESETPPVPRSTEDGCEAEEEPAATHAEDEEARRHRRVIERVSEEFLAFSFGASRDVEHHPLRGVSPRERAGDDLSNSHLVVCPNRRVAAGEAPSNASAGPTSWLHDLGSSTRATHEKPSSTFPSLLAFSPSPPLSLSAASSAPPSSPPRAASRLASPTSADLSTAGDASSARLSSSALCDFQRGVHAAQTRFLASLSSPFPDESCVRLSGEREGADARFFSRPLDSANGESQSGHMEEASTGKRQQKSEEPRDEKDGQKEEQKEEKRGGARRHGGRDRETEERLPESALNRVEWGFETAGKACSASPEREGKRESCLFDGSSFAEFTLEETRRNRIQEEVERQKRLLLGGDSTATRAAAIAGAAAAVDRADAERLQHVVEVQDRQILSLRDLIIQKEEETDSLQTALRLAAEENAQLQNQVKETQALCLELKDQQDQLADNFYRDAHRHQTSLIELANTEAEGRELVVNKLAFESAKRDRIIATLHAQLAAKEEEIYELTHAVDDLRDWQQKMQGGHVAAVVQRQKDADARVALAQAECRSHIADKEILLQRLRQVEEAMKIKDEEISVAHERLQEHEAEAQKLSRQMQSMQFDVDLMRLHMADVKKTAKNSDRSRMRLLIYGPCRVLFSACVSFSLLPLPSRNPISTHREEAMDVELQRQRERDKQKLQIELARLAETMTEKTALIEELEATVRNLQKENARLHEGIATVTDALRSRERALTELQDQFAELEACAHINDKSVQVELLRRGERELKKRLAEQMSQNDVLQQDSLILAQTRAENLNLRLKLEECETALRRQSAQLAIIRQAHATNRIGALMDIMGDGKDFDISSFVASNPLLPLSSRVPPSPPSHLPGYPFASSLPSHAASLRSPSLPAKLKAGASRDASSLPRPSCASSVTSSSPHAGLALGKVGSPLVFPFSSDQPSTALLPAAGSHSPQTRGETGDSHEATRLLVKKEEPYLGLLTDAEKASVCMRRASDAESDDLGKARAHQKGENEGENCTRSQSRGGKADDSASREEKKNGTESDRTQDVSAEATAVVLTRTGRETDGLRHPETQPACGSKEEPKRNALVPSGSCLKDRVPLPSTVDAEAATMNKKLDPVERCVREWMKHTLPAGAHLPLVRISEGVYLHAGEKVKVRLVNGVLMAETPEGLITLRTFLEKATFPPPRAPAASLQSTAL; this is translated from the exons ATGTCTGGGCCTTTCCCGCGaccgccgcctcttccttctccggctccgacgggtgtctcttctgtgcgTTCTCGATCGTCGAAGAGCCGATcgccctcgttctcctcgcaGAGCGCCCGTGCAAAGACTCTCGCCGCTTGTGCACCGGCGGCTCTTCCCGTGCTGCCTGCGactgctgcgtctccagcgcggtctgcctcgccttccaaGGCGCCGGGGAGTCTGCGGCCTTCGGTCCCAACTGGTGCACATGCAAAGGACAAACCTGGGCCCCCGAGCCCTCGCGGCGCCACGAAACGAGTGTCCGAAGCGCCGGCGAAATCTGCGAGCTCTCCTGGAAAAACATCCACGCAGCTGCCAAGGAAGTGCGCTGGTACTCCCGTGAGAAAGACTGCGAGAGGAAGTGTAAGCCCCGCGTCTCGGAAGAAAGAGCCTTCGGCCTGTGCACCTAAAAGCAGTTCCAAGTGCGACGTCTCTCCGGCAGTCATCGCCGCATCCATCGAGGAGGCGCAACGCGACGCGAATCAGACCAGCGCCGCGGCTTCTTCGATTccggtctcttcttcgatTCCGGTCTCTTCTTCAAAATCGAGGGAAACtcaggagagcgaggcggagagagaaggcactgAGTCTGTGGCCTTGCCGAAAACGGAGGGCGAGTCGGAGACGCCTCCTGTGCCTCGGTCAACAGAGGACGGAtgcgaggcggaggaagaaccAGCTGCGACGCAtgccgaggacgaggaggcaaGGCGCCACAGGAGGGTCATTGAACGTGTTTCTGAGgagtttctcgcgttctcctttGGAGCCTCCCGAGACGTGGAACACCATCCTTTGCGCGGCGTTTCGCCGCGAGAGCGAGCCGGCGACGATCTCAGCAACAGCCACCTTGTTGTGTGCCCGAACCGCAGAGTGGCTGCGGGGGAGGCGCCTTCGAATGCGTCGGCGGGGCCTACGTCATGGCTCCACGATCTCGGCTCTTCCACCAGAGCGACTCATGAGAAGCCGTCGTCGACCTTCCCAtccctcctcgctttctctccgtctccgcctctctctctctccgctgcctcctcggcgccgccgtcctctccgcctcgggcggcttcccgcctcgcctcgccaaCCTCAGCAGATCTCTCCAccgcaggagacgcgtcttctgcgcggctctcttcttcggcatTGTGCGATTTCCAGcgcggcgtgcatgcagcgcaaacgcgctttctcgcgagtctctcttcgccttttcccgaCGAGAGctgcgtgcgcctctccggcgagagggaaggcgccgacgcgcgctttttctcgcgtcctctcgacTCCGCGAATGGAGAGAGCCAGAGCGGACACATGGAGGAGGCCAGCACAGGCAAGAGGcagcagaaaagcgaggagccgagagacgagaaagatgggcagaaagaagagcagaaagaggagaaaagggggggtgcgaggagacacggagggagagacagggagacggaagagcgcCTTCCGGAATCGGCGTTGAATCGCGTCGAGTGGGGATTTGAGACTGCGGGCAAGGCAtgctccgcgtctcctgagagggaagggaaaagggaatCGTGTCTCTTTGACGGCAGCAGCTTCGCGGAGTTCACGCTGGAAGAGACTCGCCGAAACAGAATCCaggaagaagtcgagagacaaaaacgcctGCTGCTCGGCGGAGACTCAACAGCcacgcgcgccgctgccATCGCCGGGGCTGCGGCAGCCGTCGAC CGGGCTGACGCTGAGCGCCTGCAGCACGTAGTCGAAGTCCAGGACAGACAAATTCTCTCCCTGCGCGATCTGATCAT acaaaaggaagaagagaccgacAGCCTACAGACTGCACTTCGTCtcgcagcagaagaaaacgcgcagcTGCAAAATCAGgtgaaagagacacaggcgctGTGCCTCGAACTGAAGGATCAGCAAGACCAACTCGCCGACAACTTCTATCGCGACGCTCACAG GCACCAAACGTCGCTCATCGAGCTCGCAAACACCGAAGCTGAGGGACGCGAACTCGTCGTCAACAAACTTGCC TTTGAATCGGCGAAACGGGACCGAATCATTGCAACTCTCCACGCGCAGCTtgcggcgaaggaagaggaaatcTACGAGCTGAC ACACGCCGTGGACGATCTCCGAGACTGGCAACAGAAGATGCAAGGAGGACATGTCGCAGCCGTCGTCCAGAGGCAAAAAGACGCGGACGCTCGTGTGGCGCTCGCCCAGGCCGAGTGTCGTTCTCACATCGCCGACAAGGAGATTCTTCTTCAGAGACTGCGGCAg GTTGAAGAGGCGATGAAGATAAAGGACGAAGAAATTTCCGTGGCGCACGAACGCCTCCAGGAGcacgaggccgaggcgcagaagctgTCGCGCCAAATGCAGAGTATGCAGTTCGACGTGGACTTGATGCGCCTTCACATGGCTGACGTcaagaagacggcgaagaacag CGACCGATCTCGCATGCGTCTGCTCATATATGGCCCGTGCCGTGTTTTGTTCTCtgcgtgcgtctccttttctcttttgccgcTTCCTTCGCGAAACCCAATctcgacacacagagaggaggcgatgGATGTGGAGCTCCAGCGCCAAAGAGAGCGGGATAAACAGAAACTCCAAATCGAG CTGGCCCGCCTGGCGGAGACCatgacagagaagacggcgctGATTGAGGAGCTCGAAGCGACTGTGCGAAATCTgcagaaggagaacgcgcgTCTCCACGAGGGG ATCGCAACAGTCACCGACGCGCTCAGAAGCCGCGAGCGGGCGCTGACGGAACTCCAGGACCAATTTGCGGAGTTGGAGGCGTGCGCGCACATCAACGACAAG TCCGTGCAGGTGGAGCTCCTACGGCGCGGGGAGCGCGAGTTGAAGAAACGTTTGGCCGAGCAAATGAGTCAAAACGACGTTCTCCAGCAAGATTCCCTGATTCTTGCTCAG ACGCGTGCGGAGAACTTGAACCTTCGACTTAAACTGGAAGAATGCGAGACCGCGCTGCGGCGACAAAGCGCGCAGCTGGCTATTATCCGgcaagcgcatgcaaccaACCGCATCGGCGCCTTGATGGACATCATGGGAGATGGAAAAGACTTTGATATCTCCTCCTTCGTTGCCTCCAatccccttctccctctctcgtcgcgggttcctccttctcctccttctcaTCTCCCTGGTTATCCttttgcttcgtctcttccttctcatgCTGCGTCCTtgcgttcgccttctcttccggcgaAGCTGAAGGCAGGCGCATCCCGAgatgcttcttctcttccacgtCCGTCCTGCGCTTCATCTGTCACCTCGTCCTCCCCGCACGCTGGCCTCGCCTTGGGCAAGGTGGGAagtcctctcgtctttcctttttccagcGATCAGCCGTCGACGGCGCTCCTGCCTGCGGCGGGCTCTCACTCCCCACAGACACGCGGCGAGACGGGTGATTCGCACGAGGCAACGAGGCTTCTGGtaaagaaagaagaacccTACCTCGGCTTGCTCACCGACGCCGAGAAAGCCTccgtctgcatgcgacgGGCGtcagacgcagagagcgacgaccTCGGCAAGGCACGCGCACAccaaaagggagagaacgaaggcgagaactgCACGAGATCGCAAAGTCGAGGAGGGAAGGCTGACGACTCAGCCAgtcgggaagaaaagaaaaacggaacagAGAGTGACAGGACACAGGACGTTTCtgccgaggcgacggccgTCGTTTTGACCCGCACAGGCCGGGAGACGGACGGACTCAGACACCCAGAGACACAGCCTGCCTGTGGAAGCAAAGAGGAACCAAAACGCAACGCGCTCGTCCCATCGGGCTCCTGTCTTAAAGACCGCGTTCCACTTCCCTCCACAGTCGACGCCGAAGCTGCCACGATGAACAAGAAG CTGGACCCCGTTGAGCGCTGCGTTCGCGAGTGGATGAAACACACGCTGCCAGCGGGCGCCCACTTACCCCTCGTGAGAATCTCCGAGGGCGTCtacctgcatgcaggcgagaAAGTCAAGGTCCGCCTCGTGAATGGCGTTCTTATGG CTGAAACTCCGGAGGGGTTGATCACGCTCAGGACGtttctggagaaggcgacgttTCCCCCTCCTCGTGCCCCGGCGGCTTCTCTACAGAGTACGGCTCTCTGA